A section of the Lineus longissimus chromosome 1, tnLinLong1.2, whole genome shotgun sequence genome encodes:
- the LOC135502889 gene encoding uncharacterized protein LOC135502889: protein MRTSPVLFMAQRVDSIIDPDKFPSWLQLVRVTALVIRFIKRLKRCAVKSRVDELREAEQYWIKEAQQVFTEDLSHLSKREPARGRLKPLVPFLDAEGVMRVGGRLQKSSLPYETKHHVILPNKHRITQLVVAHYHVLGHHVRGVNGTLADIRAKYWIVHGREEVKRWERTCYTCKLMKKIKGQQLMAPLPDFRATILVRAFSRCGVDYAGPFFVKISRKTSAKRYICLFTCTTSRAVHLEVAYSLDTSSFLNAFSRMVARRGKPEFVVSDNGTNFVGRTES, encoded by the coding sequence ATGCGGACTTCTCCTGTACTGTTCATGGCCCAGAGAGTTGACAGCATCATCGATCCAGACAAGTTTCCGAGTTGGTTGCAGTTGGTGAGAGTCACAGCATTAGTCATACGTTTTATAAAGAGACTGAAGCGGTGTGCTGTTAAATCTCGGGTCGATGAACTAAGGGAGGCTGAGCAGTACTGGATAAAAGAGGCCCAGCAGGTGTTCACGGAGGATCTGAGCCATTTGAGTAAACGTGAACCAGCTCGGGGAAGACTAAAGCCATTGGTACCCTTCCTTGATGCCGAAGGTGTTATGCGTGTTGGAGGTCGCCTCCAGAAGTCCAGCCTACCTTACGAGACCAAGCATCATGTAATCCTGCCGAACAAGCATCGCATCACTCAGCTTGTTGTGGCACACTACCATGTGCTTGGTCACCATGTGCGAGGAGTGAATGGAACATTGGCTGACATCCGTGCAAAGTACTGGATAGTGCACGGTAGAGAAGAAGTGAAACGATGGGAGCGAACATGCTACACATGTAAGCTGATGAAAAAGATAAAAGGACAGCAACTGATGGCTCCTTTGCCTGATTTCCGAGCAACAATCCTAGTGCGAGCCTTCAGTAGATGTGGAGTTGATTACGCTGGTCCGTTTTTTGTGAAGATTAGTCGAAAGACCAGTGCGAAACGCTATATCTGCCTGTTTACCTGCACTACTAGCAGAGCTGTGCACCTTGAAGTCGCGTATTCGCTCGACACAAGCAGCTTCCTGAATGCGTTTTCCCGAATGGTCGCGAGACGCGGGAAACCGGAGTTTGTCGTCTCCGATAATGGAACTAATTTTGTGGGGCGAACCGAGAGTTGA